A genomic stretch from Bacteroidetes Order II. bacterium includes:
- a CDS encoding nicotinamide mononucleotide transporter, translating into MQTLVEIWNYPLTWFEFIAFVFNLVCVYLNTKENVWAWPIGMVGIVFSMLLFFNFQLYGDFCLQFIFLGSSLYGWYEWLYGGEHKSILQVSRATPKLWALATAFIGIGWLSMGYFFAHIHDIWPGIPQTNVPYFDALPTMMSVVAQMMLARKIYENWHLWIMADVIYVTLFIVKELYLTALLYGLFIALCILGLREWKKSMISPASVTA; encoded by the coding sequence ATGCAGACACTGGTTGAAATCTGGAATTACCCATTGACATGGTTCGAGTTTATTGCCTTTGTCTTTAATCTGGTTTGTGTCTATCTGAACACCAAGGAAAATGTTTGGGCATGGCCCATTGGAATGGTAGGCATCGTCTTTTCGATGTTATTGTTTTTTAATTTTCAGTTGTATGGCGATTTTTGTCTGCAATTTATATTCCTTGGCTCTTCCCTTTATGGGTGGTACGAGTGGCTATATGGCGGTGAACATAAAAGCATTTTACAGGTCTCGCGTGCCACGCCAAAACTATGGGCGCTGGCAACTGCATTTATCGGCATTGGATGGCTTTCTATGGGGTATTTTTTTGCGCATATTCATGATATCTGGCCAGGAATTCCGCAAACCAATGTGCCCTACTTTGATGCATTACCCACCATGATGAGTGTTGTGGCTCAGATGATGCTCGCCCGTAAAATATACGAAAATTGGCATCTATGGATTATGGCAGATGTGATATACGTAACCTTGTTCATCGTTAAAGAATTGTATCTGACCGCACTTTTGTATGGCCTTTTTATTGCGCTGTGTATCCTTGGGCTTCGAGAATGGAAAAAGTCAATGATAAGCCCCGCTTCCGTCACGGCTTAA
- a CDS encoding GDYXXLXY domain-containing protein, whose translation MKKYLPFLVMIALQVLILALVPARTLMTRAVGEEISLPLAPIDPYDMWSGYYVILNYDISRPDLTQWDKLKFEDGQTVWAVVKRDSVGAFRLSRFAKTKQENLSSNERQFVGTYRDGSIRYGIEAYFIPEARRLEIEQEVQKKREQTRMIVAVTSDGHAAVKRMVVGNKTYEF comes from the coding sequence ATGAAAAAGTATCTTCCATTTTTGGTTATGATCGCCCTTCAAGTGCTCATCTTGGCACTGGTTCCAGCACGAACCTTGATGACACGGGCTGTCGGGGAAGAAATTTCGTTACCACTGGCTCCCATAGACCCGTATGACATGTGGAGTGGGTATTACGTAATTTTGAATTACGATATTTCCCGTCCAGACTTAACGCAGTGGGATAAATTAAAGTTTGAGGATGGTCAGACAGTTTGGGCGGTCGTGAAACGGGACTCTGTGGGGGCTTTTCGGCTTTCACGTTTTGCCAAGACGAAGCAAGAAAACCTGAGTTCCAATGAGCGCCAATTCGTCGGAACGTATCGTGATGGAAGCATTCGCTATGGCATCGAGGCATATTTTATTCCTGAAGCCCGCCGTTTAGAAATTGAACAGGAAGTCCAGAAAAAACGGGAACAAACCCGCATGATTGTCGCCGTTACATCAGATGGACATGCCGCTGTGAAACGCATGGTGGTTGGTAATAAAACTTATGAATTCTAA
- a CDS encoding DUF2157 domain-containing protein: MSVPQKRWLAQEMQKWQEEGWFPPEIAEKIQSRYQLSEIKDDGTNRFLMSVYAMGALIVGMGVITFVAANWEAIPAAFKLVLLFAAMFTAHGLGYYFWKIKGNAPRLGHALILLGTLIFAANIGLIAQIFHIRGNWYNGFGASAVGALAAVYAFRSIPNGVFALICAFVYGVGLYEDHESLAHWMLLGIPMLFLPLVVWDKSVAFFTLLAIAWIAYVVLAILHMNPSFTDGMSVFLIALQVVLIVGLVLGAWQKIAGYRYAGVVLAVIPLLMFFYLFGFQELAKELTESKKTLTYGLSALALLLPLTAWPFYRKEAGTEHQKAVQLSLMGLIGLAVAVALLYLRAMTPENYMLFLIINNAASLALGGGMLYIGYIGLRRGSFWIGLLYLFIIIGSRFFEYTEDLTLKAVVFILLGISLIIVTFRFEKHLKAKQTKEATT, from the coding sequence ATGTCTGTCCCTCAAAAGCGCTGGTTGGCGCAGGAAATGCAAAAATGGCAGGAAGAAGGCTGGTTTCCGCCGGAAATCGCCGAAAAAATACAATCCCGCTATCAACTCTCTGAAATAAAAGATGACGGAACTAACCGTTTTCTGATGTCGGTGTATGCCATGGGGGCGCTCATTGTGGGCATGGGGGTTATTACTTTTGTGGCTGCCAATTGGGAAGCCATCCCGGCAGCTTTTAAATTGGTATTGCTTTTTGCGGCCATGTTTACCGCTCATGGGTTGGGCTATTATTTCTGGAAAATAAAAGGCAATGCACCACGCTTAGGTCATGCGCTTATCTTGTTAGGAACCCTGATTTTTGCCGCGAATATTGGTCTGATTGCACAAATTTTCCATATTCGGGGTAATTGGTATAATGGTTTTGGTGCGTCGGCTGTTGGTGCATTGGCTGCTGTTTATGCCTTTCGGAGCATCCCAAACGGGGTATTTGCCCTAATTTGTGCCTTTGTCTATGGAGTCGGCTTATATGAAGACCACGAATCGTTGGCGCATTGGATGTTGTTGGGGATTCCGATGTTGTTCTTGCCCTTGGTGGTTTGGGATAAATCGGTAGCCTTTTTTACCTTGCTCGCCATTGCTTGGATCGCTTATGTCGTGCTTGCTATTTTACATATGAATCCATCTTTTACCGATGGAATGTCTGTCTTCTTAATTGCCTTACAGGTGGTCTTAATAGTGGGTTTGGTTTTGGGAGCATGGCAAAAAATAGCTGGTTATCGTTATGCGGGGGTGGTTTTGGCTGTAATCCCCTTGCTGATGTTTTTTTACCTGTTCGGATTTCAGGAGTTGGCGAAAGAATTGACTGAAAGTAAAAAAACATTAACCTATGGATTGTCGGCTTTGGCCCTTCTTTTACCGTTAACGGCTTGGCCTTTCTACCGAAAAGAAGCGGGTACCGAACACCAAAAAGCCGTCCAGTTGAGCCTAATGGGATTAATTGGTTTGGCAGTGGCGGTAGCCCTCTTGTACCTCAGAGCGATGACCCCGGAAAATTATATGCTGTTTTTGATTATTAACAATGCGGCATCGCTTGCCCTTGGAGGGGGAATGCTCTACATCGGATATATTGGATTACGAAGAGGTTCATTCTGGATTGGTTTGCTTTATTTATTTATTATTATTGGGAGTCGGTTTTTTGAATACACCGAAGACCTCACATTAAAGGCCGTCGTATTTATTTTACTCGGTATTAGCCTGATTATAGTAACATTCCGATTTGAAAAACACCTGAAGGCCAAACAAACAAAGGAGGCCACCACATGA
- a CDS encoding ThiF family adenylyltransferase, giving the protein MRLFLNPIFAIVFTSERYQRQIILPEVGVQGQEKLQHSSVLVIGAGGLGGSVLQYLVASGVGRIGLVEADVVEESNLHRQILFTHQDIGQSKGVIAKAVLNRLNPDVEIQHYNERFSIKNAYSLVQPYDMVVDGSDNFPTRYLVNDACVLLGKPFISGAVHRFEGQVVLLGLPEGPCYRCLYPEPPAPGLVANCAEEGVLGAVAGVIGGLMATETLRFLLGLHTPKGGELLQVDLKTLRFAKVALSKNTACLLCGEAPEIFDLLENYEAFCGISEQVPKAVTPAELHDWKRQDIPYFMLDVREPEEYNAGNMGGHLIPSGQLPLRLDELSQYRNKRVVVHCKSGGRSREATKLLLNAGFTDVWDMKGGFLAYLAFRHALDAFGETTP; this is encoded by the coding sequence CTGAGGCTTTTTTTGAACCCAATATTCGCGATTGTGTTTACATCAGAACGATACCAGCGCCAAATCATCTTGCCGGAAGTTGGCGTGCAAGGACAAGAAAAACTCCAACATTCATCTGTTTTGGTTATTGGTGCAGGGGGGCTTGGCGGGAGCGTTTTGCAATACTTGGTTGCGTCAGGGGTTGGGAGAATTGGATTGGTGGAGGCCGATGTGGTGGAAGAATCTAATTTGCACCGCCAAATCTTGTTTACCCATCAGGACATAGGACAATCCAAAGGAGTTATTGCCAAAGCCGTGTTGAACCGACTGAACCCCGATGTGGAAATCCAGCACTATAATGAGCGTTTCTCCATAAAAAATGCCTACTCTTTGGTTCAGCCCTATGATATGGTGGTGGATGGGAGCGACAACTTCCCCACCCGCTATTTGGTGAACGATGCGTGTGTACTACTCGGAAAGCCATTCATTAGCGGGGCGGTGCACCGCTTCGAGGGTCAAGTGGTGTTGCTGGGTTTACCTGAAGGGCCTTGTTACCGATGTTTATACCCCGAACCACCAGCGCCGGGTTTGGTGGCAAATTGTGCCGAAGAAGGGGTTTTGGGAGCGGTTGCGGGTGTCATTGGCGGGCTTATGGCTACTGAAACCTTGCGTTTTTTGCTGGGACTTCATACACCAAAAGGCGGAGAATTGCTGCAAGTGGATTTAAAGACTTTGCGCTTCGCGAAGGTTGCGCTTTCAAAAAATACGGCCTGTCTGCTTTGTGGTGAAGCACCCGAAATATTTGATCTATTAGAAAACTACGAAGCCTTTTGTGGCATCTCAGAACAGGTGCCCAAGGCGGTAACTCCTGCGGAACTGCACGATTGGAAAAGACAGGATATCCCGTATTTTATGCTGGATGTGCGGGAGCCGGAAGAATATAACGCAGGAAATATGGGTGGCCATCTGATCCCCTCTGGCCAGCTACCACTCAGGCTGGATGAACTGAGTCAATACCGAAACAAACGGGTGGTGGTGCATTGTAAGTCGGGTGGAAGGTCTCGTGAAGCCACAAAATTGCTCTTAAACGCAGGATTTACCGATGTGTGGGACATGAAAGGCGGATTTTTGGCGTATCTTGCTTTTCGCCATGCACTGGATGCTTTTGGTGAAACAACCCCTTAA
- a CDS encoding excinuclease ABC subunit C has translation MNPIVEEKLKHLPTSPGVYQHKDASGKTLYVGKAKNLRNRVRSYFQKGGPADGRIRIMVEKVADIEIILTDTEAEALILENNLIKTLKPRYNVNLRDDKTYPYICIKNERFPRIFPTRRVIRDGSKYFGPYTDVKNMHLMLETIRSVFKLRDCNLLLSEANIRSNKFNACLQFHIKKCAAPCIGLETEAHYQETLAQIRQLLSGKTGALIAHLKQEMRSTAENRRFEQAAELRDKILALEQFSAKQKIVTENEVNRDLFGLYVERDEDVACGVVFQVREGKIVGRRHKYLTQLGDASDDALLQSFVEDYYAEAVFFPDEVFLAAELPNPEPILELLRNATGKKVPLHTPQRGEKAELMRMVEANAKLLTGEFLQAKAKRHEEVIPRSVQSLQRDLHLPRLPRRIECFDISHLSGTGTVASCVVFIDGKPAKNEYRKFKIRSAEGKPDDFLSMHEVISRRFTRVQQEKLAIPDLIIIDGGKGQLSHAVEALKEVGFYGKAPVVSLAKRMEEVFFPEDQKSVMIPRTSSALKLMQQLRDEAHRFAITFQRQQRKNAQLRSELMEIPGVGAKSVEKLLKTFGSVKKIKEAPADALTDAVGPKMALAVKRFFEEE, from the coding sequence ATGAATCCTATCGTCGAAGAAAAACTGAAACACTTACCTACCTCACCAGGGGTGTATCAGCATAAAGATGCGTCCGGAAAAACCTTGTATGTAGGCAAGGCCAAAAACTTACGCAATCGGGTTCGATCCTATTTCCAAAAAGGCGGGCCGGCGGATGGCAGAATTCGCATTATGGTAGAAAAAGTGGCCGATATCGAGATTATTCTGACCGATACCGAGGCGGAAGCATTGATTTTGGAAAACAACCTGATCAAAACGCTTAAACCCCGTTATAATGTCAATCTACGGGACGACAAAACCTACCCTTATATCTGCATAAAAAATGAGAGGTTCCCCAGAATTTTTCCGACCAGGCGGGTGATTCGTGATGGTTCTAAATACTTCGGGCCTTATACCGATGTCAAAAACATGCACCTGATGTTAGAAACCATCCGCTCCGTCTTTAAACTCCGAGACTGCAACCTCCTTTTATCCGAGGCCAACATCCGAAGCAACAAATTTAATGCTTGTTTACAATTCCATATCAAGAAGTGTGCCGCTCCTTGCATCGGATTGGAGACAGAAGCACACTACCAAGAAACGCTCGCACAAATCCGGCAACTCCTGAGCGGAAAAACGGGGGCATTGATCGCACATTTGAAGCAAGAAATGCGTTCTACTGCCGAAAATCGCCGTTTTGAACAAGCCGCAGAACTTCGGGATAAAATTTTGGCCTTAGAACAATTTTCTGCAAAACAAAAAATTGTTACGGAGAACGAGGTGAACCGAGACCTTTTTGGTCTCTACGTGGAACGAGACGAGGATGTGGCCTGTGGCGTGGTTTTTCAGGTGCGCGAAGGCAAAATCGTGGGCAGAAGACATAAATACCTCACCCAATTGGGCGATGCATCAGACGATGCCTTGCTCCAGTCTTTTGTGGAAGACTACTACGCCGAGGCCGTTTTTTTTCCGGACGAGGTGTTTCTGGCCGCCGAACTCCCCAATCCAGAACCCATCTTGGAACTGCTACGAAATGCAACCGGAAAAAAAGTGCCGCTCCATACCCCGCAACGCGGCGAAAAAGCGGAATTGATGCGCATGGTGGAGGCCAATGCCAAATTGCTAACGGGCGAGTTCCTACAGGCCAAAGCCAAGCGCCACGAAGAGGTCATCCCACGCTCGGTGCAGTCCCTCCAACGCGATTTGCACCTGCCCCGACTTCCCAGACGCATCGAATGTTTCGACATTTCCCACCTTTCGGGTACGGGAACTGTGGCTTCTTGTGTGGTATTTATTGATGGAAAGCCCGCCAAAAACGAATACCGGAAGTTCAAAATCCGAAGCGCAGAAGGCAAACCAGACGATTTTCTCTCCATGCACGAGGTTATTTCCCGCCGTTTCACCCGTGTTCAACAAGAAAAACTGGCCATTCCCGACCTGATCATCATTGATGGCGGAAAAGGCCAACTCTCACATGCCGTAGAAGCCCTTAAAGAGGTTGGTTTTTATGGCAAAGCACCCGTCGTGAGTCTGGCCAAACGCATGGAAGAGGTTTTTTTTCCCGAAGACCAAAAATCGGTGATGATCCCGCGCACCAGCTCCGCCCTCAAGCTCATGCAACAACTCCGCGACGAAGCCCACCGATTTGCCATTACCTTCCAACGCCAACAACGCAAAAACGCACAACTCCGCTCCGAACTGATGGAAATCCCAGGCGTGGGCGCTAAATCCGTCGAAAAGCTACTCAAAACCTTTGGCTCCGTCAAAAAAATAAAAGAAGCCCCTGCTGATGCCTTAACGGATGCCGTCGGGCCCAAAATGGCCTTAGCCGTGAAGCGGTTTTTTGAGGAGGAATAA
- a CDS encoding T9SS type A sorting domain-containing protein has protein sequence MRLPIKTLFFLYLCLFTLCTQSTFAQDTPIRNFDPIVTTFNSLTFSKDGTKIMTAHPDGAIRIWDVSTGKVIQAINNAHQGGVGKAIYSPDGNYIVSSGETGSGSTGIRVWNTSNLNLARTIALISPYSGDMGDFVFSLDGSKIAMTCNCFTTSEVLKIVDFATGNIIKTVTGSSGGGAVQWSPNGQIVIVLGLLVNYNGLMAFQGSPSLYVNYDFIKKAHYGFGLSRNYSFTNDNQYVTASVYKSGTTLGVQAYNTTTAQVFKVIGGESIKLNGLSPDNKTLFTTSDKTVGTGDYVLKLYDFTTGNLLKSIDTNNYWGMGGVSFSPDGKTIATAGSGTSANYIQLWNVSPQTSLSAPTLTAPSNAATNQSITPTLTYNAVSGATGYEVQVSNSNNFTDASPSPIAVTGTSYTPSTALTYNTPYYWRVRAKNATGSSAWSGVWSFTTQISPGLTAPQLISPLNGATNLSATPTFSWNPVTGAAKYLVQVLSLVNGNYSIVTQSLQTGTTFTPSTALTAGATYYWRANAQNSDGSRSSDYSEIRSFTVQGQSTAYTVSGRITFNGNGLSNVALTLGNKTASTNTNGDFTFQNVPNGTYTLTPTSSAYTFAPTSQSIVVSGAALTGRNFTANAIGSNSLVLSTTAINFGDALLFDHKEASFTITNKGTIGTFITPFLSNPNVFVTLYKRTSDTTPKSFDITNPPTVAKDESITFTIWYKPTTLLNLSTKVQINSSSNLGCTTTMATIACEISLQGTPKNRSYGTTVIVHGFTPAIGLSNSASDTWMHTMAKAISNRVGGCIYFIESSNIAQKECLYPSGEKIIVFNWIPESDRNTEGYAEGAGDALAALLVKGAQENKWGLRQLHFIGHSRGAVVSSEAIQRLGVYTKNNWISIPIDNQIHFTTLDAHPTNCKSSNCGEGVSDPLFFSNDSGVNGGKVKPVLAWENIGYIDNYWQDKGSVWEKIKCSLKPDGSFLSFAKWLLCLNRLSGLSIIEGGQYSNYLGKVSHSVPHRYYYGTIDQSAQNNGLKDTVLNSELYKTLVGTTPINDLSEEVVDLIATDINLAWYKNNDRESIGFNKTKVNPANLDLFRVQNQLPLLDNKLNNAIDIIFNGDFEKHTVTDPTEYDIPGWSQQGGGGGGFSIAEDLIGAWLNVSNFKLKLVKGESRTHNKFFIPKTMSNICFNAELDFVLNPLRVGQIADTPAILDVYMSGEIIHSIAFTHIGITRQVCVPIPNKFKEQTHDLTFSVKNTSGTYPLFLDDISDKPRTDIGFYSNYKPTNNALNKTSSRVKKIPAFIIQDQQGRKSGVNENNILIQEIPESRIGISTDSLNVKVFVPYSATGYITKLSSTTNGSVNLAVKNFSEGNYVGVNIYNSIPVTPTTVITQTYTTSTAAITTPIKIDTNGDGTPEQTKLPTSFVKPYTIKATVGTGGKLSIGEEAIVNHGQNLTVTITPDSGYRVNNIRINGSSIPATNTYTFTNVTTDQTIEVAFIKASLQNAGALGALDLDMSNGDQKHTVLSSPIKGNGILPIEVRTQKVLNVKGYQVLFTYDTRDFEFDSFNMAGKNGEANILTKNGGRLFSPITTTKVEGTLTTLTIAVVLDGGSQDKMVSGDGLLGVVNLTVKPTFRGQQATPVKIPYIEYVVQDNSLESIPSNAQIVFMAGLVNSEMENTLPETFVLQGNYPNPFNPITTLIFDTSDATMVSVDIFDLLGRKVQFIPAQPFGAGKNQSLNIDGQNLQSGTYIYRLTVQSKSKTTLLQGKMTLLK, from the coding sequence ATGCGTTTACCGATAAAAACCCTCTTTTTCCTATATCTATGCCTTTTTACCTTGTGTACTCAAAGCACATTTGCGCAAGACACTCCTATTCGTAACTTTGATCCTATTGTAACAACTTTTAATTCTTTGACTTTCTCTAAAGATGGAACAAAGATAATGACTGCACATCCAGATGGTGCAATACGAATTTGGGATGTTAGTACAGGTAAGGTCATTCAGGCAATAAATAATGCTCATCAAGGAGGAGTCGGTAAAGCGATCTATTCGCCTGATGGAAATTATATTGTTTCAAGCGGAGAAACTGGCTCTGGTAGCACTGGAATTCGGGTTTGGAATACATCAAACTTAAATTTAGCTCGAACCATTGCTCTGATTTCTCCATATAGCGGTGATATGGGAGATTTTGTGTTTTCTCTAGATGGAAGTAAAATAGCAATGACGTGTAATTGTTTTACAACTTCTGAAGTTCTAAAAATTGTCGATTTTGCCACAGGAAATATCATTAAAACGGTTACTGGTAGTAGTGGAGGAGGGGCAGTACAATGGTCGCCAAATGGTCAAATTGTCATTGTATTGGGGTTGTTAGTTAATTATAATGGCTTAATGGCGTTTCAAGGGAGTCCGTCTTTGTATGTTAACTATGATTTTATTAAGAAGGCTCATTATGGCTTTGGTCTTTCAAGAAACTATTCTTTTACAAATGATAATCAATATGTTACTGCAAGCGTATATAAATCTGGTACTACTTTAGGGGTCCAAGCTTATAATACCACAACGGCTCAAGTGTTCAAAGTGATAGGAGGTGAATCAATAAAATTAAATGGATTAAGTCCAGACAATAAAACTTTATTTACAACATCGGACAAGACTGTGGGTACTGGGGATTATGTATTAAAATTATATGATTTTACGACAGGAAACTTACTCAAGTCAATTGACACAAATAATTATTGGGGAATGGGTGGTGTTTCATTTTCACCCGATGGAAAAACGATTGCAACTGCTGGATCAGGTACCTCTGCAAATTATATCCAACTTTGGAATGTTTCGCCTCAAACATCTTTGTCTGCACCTACCCTCACAGCCCCAAGCAACGCCGCTACCAATCAATCCATCACCCCAACTTTAACCTATAATGCCGTAAGTGGTGCAACAGGGTACGAGGTGCAGGTTTCCAATAGCAATAACTTCACAGATGCCAGTCCATCACCCATTGCTGTTACAGGTACAAGTTATACCCCAAGTACGGCATTGACATATAATACGCCCTATTATTGGCGGGTACGGGCAAAAAATGCAACAGGTAGCAGCGCATGGTCTGGGGTGTGGTCATTCACCACACAAATATCGCCCGGTCTTACAGCGCCGCAACTCATCAGTCCTCTCAATGGCGCTACCAACCTAAGCGCTACGCCTACTTTTTCTTGGAACCCCGTAACTGGTGCAGCAAAGTATTTGGTTCAGGTGCTGTCTTTGGTCAATGGGAATTATAGCATTGTAACGCAATCCTTACAAACAGGCACGACGTTTACACCCAGTACGGCACTCACCGCAGGTGCTACCTATTATTGGCGTGCAAATGCCCAAAACAGCGATGGTAGCCGCTCCAGCGACTATTCCGAGATTCGGAGTTTTACTGTACAAGGGCAAAGTACCGCTTATACGGTATCAGGGCGCATAACCTTTAATGGCAATGGCTTGTCAAATGTTGCGCTTACCTTGGGCAATAAAACGGCTAGCACCAATACCAATGGCGACTTCACCTTCCAAAATGTACCCAATGGCACATACACGCTTACGCCTACTTCGTCTGCCTACACCTTTGCTCCAACTTCGCAAAGCATCGTTGTTAGTGGTGCTGCCCTCACAGGCAGAAATTTTACAGCTAATGCTATTGGAAGCAATAGTCTTGTTCTTTCTACAACTGCGATAAATTTTGGAGATGCATTACTTTTTGATCATAAGGAAGCATCGTTCACAATTACCAATAAAGGAACAATAGGGACATTTATAACCCCCTTTTTGTCAAACCCAAATGTGTTTGTAACCCTCTATAAGCGTACCTCTGATACAACGCCTAAAAGTTTTGATATTACAAACCCACCAACAGTTGCAAAAGATGAAAGTATAACCTTTACAATATGGTATAAACCAACGACACTGCTAAATTTAAGCACTAAAGTACAAATTAATAGTAGTTCAAACTTGGGCTGCACTACAACAATGGCTACCATTGCATGCGAGATTTCGTTGCAAGGTACTCCTAAAAACCGTTCGTATGGCACAACGGTTATTGTTCATGGCTTTACACCAGCAATAGGGTTATCAAATAGTGCTTCTGATACTTGGATGCATACGATGGCAAAGGCAATTTCGAATAGAGTTGGAGGATGTATTTACTTTATAGAATCCAGTAATATCGCACAAAAAGAATGTTTGTATCCCAGTGGTGAAAAAATCATCGTTTTCAATTGGATACCCGAATCAGACCGAAATACAGAAGGTTATGCGGAAGGTGCAGGAGATGCTTTGGCAGCTTTATTGGTAAAAGGCGCACAAGAAAATAAGTGGGGATTAAGGCAATTACATTTTATAGGGCATAGCAGAGGTGCTGTTGTATCTAGTGAAGCCATACAAAGGCTTGGTGTTTATACGAAAAATAATTGGATAAGTATTCCTATTGATAATCAAATACACTTTACAACGTTAGATGCTCACCCTACTAATTGTAAATCAAGTAATTGTGGGGAAGGGGTTTCTGATCCATTATTTTTCTCTAATGATTCGGGGGTGAATGGGGGTAAGGTAAAACCTGTTTTGGCATGGGAAAATATTGGATATATTGATAATTATTGGCAAGACAAAGGAAGTGTTTGGGAAAAAATAAAATGTTCTTTAAAACCAGACGGAAGTTTTTTAAGCTTCGCCAAGTGGCTTTTATGCCTTAATCGATTAAGTGGTTTAAGTATTATTGAGGGTGGACAGTATTCAAACTATTTAGGTAAAGTTTCACACTCTGTACCTCATCGTTACTATTATGGCACAATTGATCAATCTGCACAAAATAATGGATTAAAAGACACTGTATTAAACAGTGAATTATATAAAACACTTGTTGGAACGACACCTATAAATGATCTATCAGAAGAAGTAGTAGATTTAATAGCAACAGACATAAACCTTGCATGGTATAAAAATAATGACAGGGAGTCTATTGGCTTTAATAAAACAAAAGTTAATCCTGCTAATTTAGATTTATTTCGTGTACAAAACCAATTGCCATTACTCGACAACAAATTGAATAATGCAATTGATATTATCTTTAATGGGGACTTTGAAAAACATACCGTTACAGACCCAACAGAATATGATATACCAGGCTGGTCGCAACAAGGAGGCGGAGGTGGGGGATTTTCTATTGCAGAGGATTTAATTGGAGCTTGGTTAAATGTTTCTAATTTTAAGCTTAAGTTAGTGAAAGGTGAAAGTAGAACTCATAATAAGTTTTTTATTCCTAAAACAATGAGTAATATTTGCTTTAATGCAGAATTAGATTTTGTTTTAAACCCGCTAAGAGTAGGGCAAATAGCAGATACTCCTGCTATATTAGATGTTTATATGAGTGGAGAAATCATACATAGTATCGCTTTTACTCATATAGGTATTACTAGGCAAGTATGTGTACCAATTCCTAATAAATTTAAAGAACAAACCCATGACCTAACATTCTCTGTAAAAAATACTTCTGGTACATACCCACTTTTCCTTGACGACATTTCCGATAAACCAAGAACAGATATTGGGTTTTATAGTAACTACAAACCTACTAATAATGCTTTAAACAAAACATCATCAAGAGTAAAAAAAATCCCTGCATTTATTATTCAAGATCAGCAAGGACGAAAGTCTGGTGTTAATGAGAATAATATCTTGATCCAAGAAATACCTGAAAGCCGCATTGGTATTTCTACAGATAGTTTAAATGTAAAGGTATTTGTACCATATAGTGCTACTGGATATATCACCAAATTATCAAGTACAACTAATGGAAGTGTCAACCTTGCTGTTAAAAACTTTTCTGAAGGTAATTACGTAGGGGTAAATATATATAATAGTATCCCTGTTACCCCAACAACCGTCATCACACAAACCTACACCACCAGTACAGCCGCCATTACCACACCTATAAAAATAGACACTAATGGCGACGGCACACCCGAACAAACTAAGCTGCCCACGAGTTTTGTAAAACCTTACACCATCAAAGCAACCGTAGGCACAGGTGGTAAACTCTCCATTGGCGAAGAAGCCATTGTCAATCATGGGCAAAACCTAACCGTTACCATTACACCCGATAGTGGGTATCGGGTTAACAATATCCGAATAAATGGGAGTTCTATTCCCGCAACCAATACCTATACCTTCACCAACGTAACCACAGACCAAACCATTGAAGTAGCGTTCATCAAAGCATCCTTACAAAATGCAGGCGCACTTGGGGCATTAGACCTTGATATGTCCAATGGTGACCAAAAGCATACGGTTCTTAGCAGCCCCATTAAAGGAAACGGTATTTTGCCAATTGAGGTCCGTACGCAAAAAGTGTTGAACGTCAAAGGTTATCAAGTTCTGTTCACTTACGATACCCGCGACTTTGAATTTGATAGTTTTAATATGGCGGGTAAAAATGGAGAGGCCAATATTTTAACCAAAAATGGCGGAAGATTATTTTCGCCCATTACGACCACAAAGGTAGAAGGTACCCTTACCACGTTAACCATTGCGGTGGTTTTAGATGGTGGGTCACAGGATAAAATGGTTAGTGGGGATGGGCTGTTGGGGGTTGTAAACCTAACCGTAAAACCAACCTTTAGGGGGCAACAAGCAACTCCCGTTAAAATTCCATACATAGAGTATGTGGTACAGGACAACTCGCTTGAATCCATCCCAAGTAACGCCCAGATTGTCTTTATGGCTGGTTTGGTGAATAGTGAAATGGAAAATACCCTTCCTGAAACCTTTGTTTTGCAAGGAAATTACCCCAACCCATTTAATCCTATCACCACCCTTATTTTTGATACCTCAGACGCGACGATGGTTTCAGTTGATATTTTTGATTTGTTAGGCCGTAAGGTACAATTTATCCCTGCCCAACCCTTTGGAGCCGGAAAAAATCAGTCCCTCAACATAGATGGCCAAAACTTGCAATCTGGAACCTATATCTATCGCCTAACAGTGCAATCAAAATCCAAGACCACGTTACTACAAGGCAAGATGACCTTGTTGAAATGA